The following coding sequences are from one Electrophorus electricus isolate fEleEle1 chromosome 22, fEleEle1.pri, whole genome shotgun sequence window:
- the LOC113567505 gene encoding Fc receptor-like protein 5 codes for MLECYFVWGSDTGSTCSASFIYPSHSGVYWCQSESGGNSNPVSIKVHIGDVILESPVHLLTEGDPLTLHCLLRPSTIQSDLRADFYKDGLLIQNQSAGEMIIHTVSKSDEGFYHCKHPERGESPPSSVSVRALPTATLSVEPQGSVFTGESVTLKCEIESNHNWRYQWYKGSSKTAVHQSEINTFTISSPVDQDQYWCRGKRFYYPPSSHYSNGVHLFVKVKPRPELTSHLKGAALVGNPVTLHCKLEQSAGWSFYWSRHTQNPENETNTATSSYTLNSVAPSDGGQYWCRAGRGNPVYYTHYSDALWVNITDGYFPNPDLVGLSVGLRLVLLFISLVLLWFYKTSKGVECLYHRTGNQSDTNQTSDQTQTESGAHTYDIVGRADRSGIDEAADELTDVIYAQVMIHNSKSRNKGAGDGTSEVTYAGIKMKPKQKAKKKQRTVK; via the exons aTGTTAGAATGTTATTTTGTCTGGGGATCAGATACAGGATCTACCTGCAGCGCCAGCTTCATCTACCCATCCCACtctggagtgtactggtgtcagtctgaatctggagggaACAGTAATCCTGTCAGCATCAAAGTGCACA ttGGTGATGTGATCCTGGAAAGTCCTGTCCATCTTCTGACTGAGGGAGATCCTCTGACTCTACACTGTTTACTTCGCCCAAGTACAATCCAGTCAGACCTCAGAGCTGATTTCTATAAAGATGGATTACTTATCCAGAACCAATCTGCAGGAGAGATGATCATCCACACTGTCTCAAAGTCAGATGAGGGTTTCTACCactgtaaacacccagagaGGGGAGAGTCACCACCCAGCTCTGTCTCAGTCAGAG CTTTACCCACTGCTACACTGTCTGTGGAGCCTCAGGGttctgtgttcactggagagtcagtcactctgaagtgtgaaataGAGTCTAACCATAACTGGAGGTATCAGTGGTATAAAGGCAGCAGTAAGACTGCAGTCCATCAGTCTGAGATAAACACCTTCACCATCAGCTCACCAGTAGACCAGGATCAGTACTGGTGTAGAGGAAAGAGATTTTACTACCCTCCATCATCACACTACAGTAATGGAGTGCATCTCTTTGTTAAAG TAAAACCTAGACCTGAACTCACATCACACCTTAAAGGAGCTGCACTTGTgggaaacccagtgactctgcactgtaagctGGAGCAGTCTGCTGGATGGAGCTtttactggtccagacacacacagaaccctgagaatgagaccaacactgcaacAAGCTCCTACACCCTCAACTCAGTGGCGccctctgatggaggccagtactggtgcagagctggcagaggaaacccagtctactacacacactacagtgatgcaCTCTGGGTAAACATTACTG ATGGTTATTTTCCCAATCCTGATCTGGTTGGGTTGTCTGTGGGACTGAGATTGGTTCTGCTCTTCATCTCACTTGTCCTGTTATGGTTCTACAAAACCAGCAAAG GTGTAGAATGTCTGTATCACCGCACTGGAAATCAATCAGACACcaatcagacatcagatcagacccagacagagtcaggag CCCACACATATGACATTGTTGGCCGAGCAGACAGGAGTGGCATag ATGAAGCGGCAGATGAACTCACTGATGTAATTTATGCTCAGGTCATGATACACAACAGCAAAAGCAGGAATAAAG GTGCTGGTGATGGAACCAGTGAGGTCACTTATGCTGGGATTAAAATGAAAcccaaacagaaagcaaagaaaaaacaacgtACAGTAAAATGA